CCTCTCATGACACCGATTGTTGGACTGGGATTCGGTTTAGCTATTTTTGATACGCGTTTAATCAAGCAATCTCTAGAGGTTTTATTGACTCAAGTGTTGGTCAGTTTGCTTGTCTCGACTCTGTATTTCTGGATTTCTCCCTTGTCTTATGCAAGTAGCGAGTTGATCGCACGAACCTCTCCAACCATTTGGGATGTTCTCATTGCTATTGCTGGTGGGATTGCTGGTGTGATCGGTTCAAGGAAAAAAGAAGCAAACAATATCGTGCCAGGAGTAGCCATTGCTACAGCTTTGATGCCGCCTATCTGTACTGCTGGCTATGGTTTAGCTAATGGGAATGTACGATTTTTATTGGGGGCTCTCTATCTTTTCTTGATCAACTGTGTCTTTATCATGCTAGCCAACATTGTTGGAACAAGAATTTTGATGAGAAAATCTCCTTTAACTTCATTTAAAGAGCTGAGCATTAAAATGAGAATTGGCTTGATTTCTTTGATTGTATTGTTGATTCTTCCAGCTAGCTATTCGGCAGTTACTCTGACAATAGAACAAGCGCGCAAAGAAGGGATCAAACAGTTTGTAGGAAAAGAGTTCGCCAATTATACGGTTATTAATCAAGTCTACAAGTCAAGTAACAATGAATTGGTCTTGACGGTTGTTGGAGATCCGATTTCAGAAGAAGAATTAGAAACACTCCACCAAAAACAAGCCTCTTACGGTATTCAATCTGTTCAATTGAAAGTGAATCAAGTTCAGAACTCGCCAACATTAGATAGTGAAGCGACCAAGGAATTTTATGAAAACATTGACAAGTATATTGATCAAAAACTCTCTGAAAAAGATTCACAAAACGATCTCGTAAAAGAAAATGAAGCAGACAAGGATTGAGGACAATGAACTGAATCGGTTTTTACGCCGTGTTTTTCTTGTATCTTCCTCTTTCTTACTTATAGCAGGTTGTTTTTGCTTGAATAAGAAATAAATTAGAAGTTCTATCATCTAAGAAAAATGATGAAAAAAATCATTTAACTAATGGTGTGAACGTTTAGTGTTTATCAGCTCCATTCTCTGTAATTTTGGGGGTAAAATCCACACCATTTAGATAAAATTAGTTGAATTTGATTGGAAAAACGCTTTTATAAAAGCGGAGAAAAGTCTTGATATTACGCTGTTTTTAGTCCAACTGAAATTCATACTTTCCAAACCAGGTCTTAAGAAAGCTCGTAAAGCATCACAATTATCAAAACGTAAATCAACACGCTTATATCAACGTTTACAGACATTTAAGAAATTTCTCTTGGATGTCTTTTTTTGTCTAGCTAAATTTTACAAATTGGGCAATTTAGGTTACTCAATAATATAAAAAAGATAAAAATTTAAAGTTCGAATTTTAATTTTAAAAAAAGTAATTATTATTGAATATCTGTTCAAACATTTTTTCTTTTCTAAGGTTAATATAAGTATATATACTTTAAAAAAGGAAGTCAAACATCTTGCTCATAGATTTTTGCATTTTTAAAAAATACATTTTG
This window of the Streptococcus sp. 116-D4 genome carries:
- a CDS encoding DUF389 domain-containing protein; the protein is MTANYSTREYREKLYDDLHVRLRDTAILMCAIFIASIGLNMNSTAVIIGAMLISPLMTPIVGLGFGLAIFDTRLIKQSLEVLLTQVLVSLLVSTLYFWISPLSYASSELIARTSPTIWDVLIAIAGGIAGVIGSRKKEANNIVPGVAIATALMPPICTAGYGLANGNVRFLLGALYLFLINCVFIMLANIVGTRILMRKSPLTSFKELSIKMRIGLISLIVLLILPASYSAVTLTIEQARKEGIKQFVGKEFANYTVINQVYKSSNNELVLTVVGDPISEEELETLHQKQASYGIQSVQLKVNQVQNSPTLDSEATKEFYENIDKYIDQKLSEKDSQNDLVKENEADKD